One stretch of Equus przewalskii isolate Varuska chromosome 9, EquPr2, whole genome shotgun sequence DNA includes these proteins:
- the AKIRIN2 gene encoding akirin-2, which yields MRPRGSHPMRTRPEAAGFESAALLLTPYWGRRRVEESYSGRGSGWTCSLELRPPPLPRNPSASTAALELLPLPRRLGSRVPASYLTKLVSTSEGSRCQRRSASGAAQSSNGRRGRPEPLPGEPRRSRRKSPPDAAGASCRHRPSRSRPRRPGPLPCRGGSGGSRLPAGVRQPPSCSRARRLGSPRVLTRPLPSPSPTSPKPGASAAPAMACGATLKRTLDFDPLLSPASPKRRRCAPLSAPTSAAASPSSAAAATAASFSAAAASPQKYLRMEPSPFGDVSSRLTTEQILYNIKQEYKRMQKRRHLETSFQQTDPCCTSDAQPHAFLLSGPASPGASSATSSPLKKEQPLFTLRQVGMICERLLKEREEKVREEYEEILNTKLAEQYDAFVKFTHDQIMRRYGEQPASYVS from the exons ATGCGCCCTCGTGGTAGCCACCCTATGCGCACGCGTCCTGAGGCCGCAGGATTTGAATCGGCGGCGTTGTTATTGACGCCATATTGGGGCCGGCGGCGGGTGGAAGAGTCGTACAGTGGAAGGGGAAGCGGCTGGACGTGTTCGCTGGAGCTCCGGCCGCCGCCGCTACCTCGCAATCCCTCCGCATCGACCGCCGCTCTCGAGCTTCTGCCCCTGCCCAGGCGTCTCGGGAGCCGCGTCCCGGCCTCATACCTCACGAAGCTGGTATCGACTTCCGAAGGGAGCCGGTGTCAGCGCAGGAGCGCCTCAGGCGCGGCGCAAAGCTCGAACGGACGGCGGGGGCGGCCGGAGCCTCTCCCGGGGGAGCCGCGCCGGAGCAGGCGGAAGAGCCCCCCTGACGCGGCGGGCGCGAGCTGCCGCCACCGCCCCTCCCGTTCTCGCCCGCGCCGGCCCGGGCCACTGCCCTGCCGCGGAGGCAGCGGCGGCTCTCGTCTCCCAGCCGGCGTCCGCCAGCCGCCCTCCTGCTCCCGAGCCCGTCGGTTAGGCTCCCCTCGCGTCCTCACTCGCCCCCTCCCTTCGCCCTCCCCGACCTCACCCAAGCCCGGCGCCTCCGCCGCCCCGGCCATGGCGTGCGGAGCCACTCTGAAAAGGACTCTGGATTTCGACCCTCTGCTGAGCCCGGCGTCCCCGAAGCGGAGGCGATGTGCGCCATTGTCGGCGCCCACCTCAGCCGCCGCCTCCCCGTCGTCGGCCGCCGCGGCCACGGCCGCCTCCTTCTCGGCCGCCGCGGCCTCACCGCAGAAGTATCTCCGAATGGAGCCGTCCCCCTTCGGCGACGTCTCCTCCCGCCTCACCACAG aacaaATTCTGTACAACATAAAACAAGAGTATAAACGCATGCAGAAGAGAAGACATTTAGAAACTAGTTTCCAGCAGACAGATCCATGTTGTACTTCTGATGCACAGCCACATGCATTTCTCCTCAGTGGACCAGCTTCGCCAG GGGCTTCATCTGCAACATCctcaccattaaaaaaagaacagccCTTATTCACTCTACGGCAGGTTGGGATGATCTGTGAACGTTTGTTGAAAGAACGTGAAGAGAAGGTTCGAGAAGAGTATGAAGAAATATTAAACACAAAACTTGCAG AACAATATGATGCATTTGTGAAGTTTACGCATGATCAAATAATGCGACGATATGGAGAACAGCCTGCTAGTT ATGTTTCATGA